Proteins co-encoded in one Kineococcus mangrovi genomic window:
- a CDS encoding DUF6286 domain-containing protein, protein MSTPTDHPGQNREDTRGDTRPLAPATAPTGAGRIGVIGPVLAVLLLAVAVVLGREALVAWGTVPGNRWLAPAADGLDGLRRTAPVVLVAGIVAVVVGLWLLLSAFARRSRRALTLSGSGAGVTTGTGDLARLATTTATGTDGVLKASSTASRRSLEVHAHTTSPDVRGRLEESLTGLLSGFDPQPRLKLHLHTPRAGGKDGDR, encoded by the coding sequence GTGAGCACCCCGACCGACCACCCCGGGCAGAACCGCGAGGACACCCGCGGGGACACCCGGCCCCTGGCCCCGGCGACCGCCCCCACCGGCGCCGGCCGCATCGGCGTCATCGGCCCCGTCCTGGCCGTCCTGCTCCTGGCCGTCGCGGTCGTCCTGGGCCGCGAGGCCCTCGTGGCCTGGGGCACGGTGCCCGGCAACCGCTGGCTGGCCCCCGCCGCCGACGGCCTCGACGGCCTGCGCCGCACCGCACCCGTCGTGCTCGTCGCCGGGATCGTCGCCGTCGTGGTCGGCCTGTGGCTGCTGCTCAGCGCCTTCGCCCGCCGGTCGCGCCGGGCGCTGACGCTCAGCGGTTCCGGCGCGGGCGTCACCACCGGCACCGGCGACCTGGCGCGCCTGGCGACGACGACGGCCACGGGCACCGACGGGGTCCTCAAGGCCAGCAGCACGGCCTCCCGCCGTTCGCTGGAGGTGCACGCGCACACCACCTCCCCCGACGTCCGCGGCCGGCTCGAGGAGTCCCTCACCGGGCTCCTCAGCGGTTTCGACCCCCAGCCCCGCCTCAAGCTCCACCTGCACACGCCCCGCGCGGGCGGGAAG